One Segatella copri genomic window, TTTGGGTTTTCATCCTTTGTTGGCTCATGAACTTCAAAATGAGTTGTCTTTGTTTGAACGATTGCTTGATAAAACTTCTTATATAGGTGAAATTGGATTAGACTTTTCTCGTGAAGGTAAAGCTACTAAAGATATTCAAATTGAAAGTTTACGTAGAATTCTATCCTACTTGCGAGGCAAAAGCAAGATACTGAGTGTACATTCTAGAAATGCTGAGCAAGAACTTCTGGCTCTATTGAAAGAGTATGAGATAAGAAATGTGATATTTCATTGGTATACAGGAGATGTCAGTCTGGTGCCAGAGATATTGCAAGAAGGTTACTATTTCTCTGTAAATGAAGCGATGACTTTGACAAATAAAGGTCGTAATATTATTGATAGGATTCCTTTGGATAGATTGCTAATAGAAACTGATTGTCCGTTTAATAGAAAATGTGACATAAAAAATACTTATTCTTTCTTAGCAGAATTGGGATGTTATGAGAGTATTATCAAAGATAATTTTTATAGGCTTATAGAAAGTTGTATTTCTTAGTAAAGTATTAAGCAAGTGCAAAATTAAAAATGTTTTGGTTAATCACCAATACTGCGTAAGGTAGGCTGAAATAAAAATATTACCTTTGCATCCGAATTCAAAATTTTAGAGAATGGAAACAAGGGAATATTTTGAGAAAGTGATGCAGGACTTTAATTAGAACCGCAAAGGTCGAAACATAATTAAATGAATTAATGATGAAAGGAAAGTATCGTGTTAATTACATTGCCTTGAGAAGGTATATCCATGATCTTAGGCGGAAAAAGAAGAAGCGACTTGTTCGTAGAAAAAGGCATGAGCAATATCTGGCTTTATTACAATCTCTAGATTACGAAACATCGATTGACAATATTTTAAAATTAAAGTTGTCAGAAAGTACTAAATACTTATTTTCGAATGTAGAAAGTCCTCTCAGTTTCGAAAAGATAATGAGTGTTGTTGATAATTACGAGGGAGTTGTTGAGATTCCCAATGTCTTTTCTTTAATTGAAAACCCAAAAGAAAGTTTTGAGGCTATCAAAATGTTAACAGCATCCTTGTTGTTTCAAAAACATAGTGAAGTTGTGATTGATTATTCACAATGTAAGCGCTTTACTTTAGAAGCTCAAGTGCTTTTGGATTTAGTTTTAAAAGATATTTTACGCATTTATGATATTTGCGAGCGTATTCCCAAGAATCGTTCTTTTACAAAGGCTATAACTGATAAGTCTAAGAAAGGGAGCAATGTGAGAACTATGCTTTTTTCTGTAGGATCACAAGCTATTCATGCTAATAGACACATTGAATATCCTAATATTATACCTTATCATTTGTGTATGCATAGAGCAGTCAATAATTCTATAGAGCAAATTGAACAAAAAGAATTAGATACGACATCTTTATCAGATTATGTCGAAAAATGTCTTGCTAGGATGGGGCGGAAACTAGATGATGATAGTATGGACAATCTTTGTACTGTAATAGGTGAAATCTTGATAAATGCAGAGGAGCACTCTAGTACTCATTGTCGATATTCTATAGGATATTTTGAACAGAAAGTTATTGAAGGCAGAGAAGTTGGAGTTTTTCAACTTGTAATTTTGAATATGGGTAGATCTATATATGAAAAGTTTCATGATAATGATTGCCCTAATCAAGATGTTGTTGAAAAGATGAAAACTTTATCTAGTAGATATACACGGAGAAGATTTTGGCAAACAAACAAGTTTGACGAAGAGACACTTTGGACATTATACTCATTGCAAGATGGAGTGACTTCTGTGTCACCGCAACGATATTCTCAACGAGGAAATGGATCTTTAAGATTCATTGAAAGTTTTTTTAATCTTAAAAATGTAGATGGGGAAGATAAAGTTTCCAAAATGGTTTTACAATCAGGCCATTCCAATATCGTTTTTGATGGAACCTATGGTACAGCCGAAAGAATGGTTAATAACCATAAATATCGAGTTATGACTTTTAATGAGAGTAATGATATTGAGGAAGCGCCTGATACGAAATTTGTAAGGCATACAGACTTTTATTTTCCAGGTACTTTTATATATGCTAATATAATTTTATAGATGTTATGGCAGATGCAGTTATTAATTTAGAGGAATTCAGAGTGAAGAAAGGTAATGCTATATCTAAGGTCTTTACAGGTAGAGATCGAGGAGAAATGGTTCGTAAGAAATCTAAAATAGATGAATTAGAGCGTGAGTTTGATAAAGTGACAATAATAATTCCCAAAGATATTCGATCTATAAACCCTTCTTTTTTTGAAGAGATGTTGAAAAATGTTGTACTTAAAATAGGGCGAGAAAAATTCTTAGAAAAATTTTCATTTCAGAGTCTAGGAAGTTATAATTATAGTAAACCTTTAAATGAGGCAATAGATCGTATATTAAGGCCTGATACCGCAATAGGATAAAATGATGAAGCCAATATTATTATGGTAAGTAACGCTATATTTCTATTTATTTCGCAGATTCCTGATTCTTGGGGAATTCCTTTTATTGGGATTTTATATAATAGTCAATCGACAAATTGGCTAGATGTAGTATATAAAGTCGCAATGATAATAATAGGAGTTGTAAACGCAAGTTTCGCATTTTATATTTTTTATTATAGAAATCGTGTAGAGAAAAAGAAGGAGTTAGAAAATCTCAGAAGGGATATTTTAAATAGCTTTGTTCTTAAATATAAACTCCAGACATTTTATGACTATTTTACGGAACTAGTGACCAATAGCGAAAAATTATTAGATAGACAGGCATCTTTAGATGATGTTAAAATCATATTGGATGATAAAAATCAGGATGTTTTTTCTAGTGTACGTAAAAACTTTACAGAATATCTAGATGCTGTTGATGCTAGTCTGTATAAAAAAATATTGAAAATTTGTGATGATTTACAAGGTGAAATTTCTGAAAATTTGTTTGATGAGAATGTAGATTTAAGGGATAAATGTGTATATAAAGAATACATTTTGAGTCCAATCCAAACATCACAAAAAGAGATTTTGGTAGCTTTGTTTAGTTATAAGTGATGTTGTGTGGATGAGGATTGTCCTTAAAAACTATTTCAATTGCTTTATAAACGAAATATAAAAATATAAACATACAATATAATGTTTAATCTCTGTAAATTCATAGGTCAGTATGTGACCAAGCGTGAAACAAGTATAATATTATGAGCGAGGAACAATACAACGAATTGCTGAAAGCCTACACAAAGGAGGTTTTGGCAAATATGATAAAGGCTGATATACGACAAAGGTTCCCTGAACCTTATGCCAGTATGTATTGCCAGCAGTTTGATAATTTCAAGAATGTTGCAGATTTCTTTGAATTTGCGGCAAAGTTAATGAGGAGATAACAATATATTTATTGCTAGTCTTTGTTTTTCTCAGACTTGTGTAAATAAGCATTAAACTTATGCACATAGTATTGTTATCCCCTGGCGGTCCCATCCCGCACAATATGGCGAAGACCTTTGATGGTCCGCCAACCTTATAGCGTAGCGGTTCCGAGCACCGGAGGGCGGTTACATCCTTCCTTCTGAGGAGGAAGGCTTGGTTAGAGGTGGAGCTCCCTTTGGAAAGGGAGACGGAGGGATTCGAAAAAATCCTTCTTTAATGGGAAAATGCGATGCCAGTGAGTGCAATGAAAACTCGCTTTCAAATTGCCGAGTGCAGCTCGCTTTATCAACAAAAAAGGACGGAATGATTTTAGAAATCTTTATTATTTAAAGAACAAGATTTATGCACGACATACATATCATAATTATGGCTGGCGGCGTAGGCAGCCGCTTCTGGCCTATGTCAACCCCCGATTACCCAAAGCAGTTCATAGATGTGATGGGTGTCGGCCGTTCCCTTATACAAGGGACAGTAGATAGATTGAAGCCAATCTGTCCTGTCGAAAACATGTGGGTAGTGACAAACGAGAAATACATAAGCATAGTCAAGGAGCAAATCCCTGACATGCCAGTAGATAACATATTATCAGAGCCGGAGGCTCGCAATACCGCTCCATGTATTGCTTATGCCTGCTGGAAGATCCAGAAGAAGCATACTGATGCCAACATCGTGGTGACACCATCCGATGCCCTCGTCATTAATACCACGGAGTATCAGCGAGTGCTCAGCAAGGCATTGAGCTATACATCCGATAAGAACGCCATCGTGACCATCGGTA contains:
- a CDS encoding TatD family hydrolase; its protein translation is MMIDTHCHFDMMPNPEKYISDIEQRGDIVIGMTNAPSHFQIGWQHVRTYKHVRLALGFHPLLAHELQNELSLFERLLDKTSYIGEIGLDFSREGKATKDIQIESLRRILSYLRGKSKILSVHSRNAEQELLALLKEYEIRNVIFHWYTGDVSLVPEILQEGYYFSVNEAMTLTNKGRNIIDRIPLDRLLIETDCPFNRKCDIKNTYSFLAELGCYESIIKDNFYRLIESCIS
- a CDS encoding STAS-like domain-containing protein — encoded protein: MADAVINLEEFRVKKGNAISKVFTGRDRGEMVRKKSKIDELEREFDKVTIIIPKDIRSINPSFFEEMLKNVVLKIGREKFLEKFSFQSLGSYNYSKPLNEAIDRILRPDTAIG